A genomic region of Pelodiscus sinensis isolate JC-2024 chromosome 1, ASM4963464v1, whole genome shotgun sequence contains the following coding sequences:
- the LOC102455267 gene encoding olfactory receptor 52E4-like: protein MATFNYTHLNPTTFVLMGIPGLEGAHIWISIPLSTFYIISLLGNVTVLFVVGKEQTLHQPMYLLLCMLALTEIGTSTSVIPKALCIFWFNLKDITMGGCLTQTFFLHTFSMTHSAILVTMAFDRYVAICNPLRYATILTNTQVAKLGLVGLLRAVLFILPMPLLLSRLPFCDNHIIPHTYCDHMSVAKVSCGNITLNKTYGLVAAFIVIVLDLTLIALSYGLIIRAVLRISSKKAHLKAFSTCTAHISVMLISYPLLLFSTLTHRFGQGISPHVHIILANLYILVPPLLNPFIYGVKTKELHDKLGQYICRVLPLGITDIKPG, encoded by the coding sequence ATGGCAACTTTCAACTATACCCACCTTAACCCTACAACTTTTGTCCTtatgggcatccctggcctggaaggTGCCCACATCTGGATTTCTATCCCTTTGTCTACGTTCTACATTATCAGCCTGCTGGGAAACGTCACAGTTTTGTTTGTGGTAGGCaaagagcagaccctgcaccagccAATGTACCTgctcctctgcatgctggcgctCACTGAAATTGGGACTTCTACCTCTGTCATACCAAAGGCCCTgtgtatattttggttcaatttgaaAGACATTACAATGGGTGGATGCCTCACCCAGACTTTCTTCCTTCACACATTTTCTATGACACACTCAGCCATCCTGGTGACAATGGCCttcgatcgctacgtggccatatgTAACCCCCTGAGATATGCCACCATCCTCACCAACACACAAGTAGCTAAGCTTGGGCTAGTGGGCTTGCTAAGAGCTGTTCTCTTCATTCTGCCCATGCCCCTACTCCTGAGCAGGCTGCCGTTCTGTGACAACCACATCATCCCCCACACATACTGTGACCATATGTCTGTGGCAAAGGTGTCGTGTGGGAACATCACATTAAACAAAACTTATGGGTTAGTAGCAGCATTTATAGTAATTGTGTTAGACCTGACACTCATTGCTCTGTCCTATGGCTTGATCATCCGGGCCGTCCTCAGAATCTCCTCCAAGAAAGCCCACCTGAAAGCCTTCAGCACCTGTACCGCCCACATCTCTGTGATGCTCATATCATACCCGCTCTTACTTTTCTCCACTCTCACACATCGGTTTGGTCAGGGCATCTCTCCGCACGTGCACATCATCTTGGCCAACCTCTATATCCTCGTCCCGCCCTTGCTCAACCCTTTCATTTATGGGGTTAAAACCAAAGAGCTTCATGACAAGCTGGGCCAATACATCTGCAGGGTGTTACCCCTTGGGATTACTGACATTAAACCTGGGTGA